One window of the Cryptomeria japonica chromosome 7, Sugi_1.0, whole genome shotgun sequence genome contains the following:
- the LOC131856989 gene encoding uncharacterized protein LOC131856989 — protein MGSPKVAVVIIVLALSIMDVLLVQGFECEKLPMDFCAFSVSSTGNRCVLDYKYSSTSAQHECQSSGIMVEKFSEWIESEECLDSCGLQRIFVGLSSDDLNSYSPFSSQLCSEKCQNNCPNIVDLYSNLAAGEGIYLPSLCEINKKISEGYEADAPAPSPYGYTS, from the exons ATGGGTTCTCCAAAGGTAGCTGTAGTCATTATTGTTCTTGCACTTTCAATCATGGATGTACTGCTGGTTCAAG GTTTCGAATGTGAGAAGCTCCCAATGGATTTCTGCGCTTTTTCAGTGTCATCCACAGGAAATCGCTGTGTGCTTGACTATAAATACTCCTCCACATCAGCTCAACATGAATGTCAG TCCTCTGGTATCATGGTAGAGAAGTTTTCAGAATGGATTGAGAGTGAAGAATGTCTAGATTCATGTGGTTTACAAAGGATATTTGTGGGCCTGTCATCTGATGATCTGAACAGCTATTCTCCATTCAGTTCCCAGTTGTGCTCAGAGAAGTGCCAAAACAATTGCCCCAACATTGTGGATCTTTACTCTAATCTAGCTGCAGGAGAAG GGATATACTTGCCTAGTCTTTGCGAGATTAACAAGAAAATATCTGAGGGATATGAAGCAGATGCACCAGCCCCTAGCCCCTATGGCTATACctcttga